The following coding sequences lie in one Streptomyces sp. NBC_00510 genomic window:
- a CDS encoding histidine kinase: protein MGTTADGVFERAVRGIGWLAATGALLVLGILDVSLNQAHPFTVLLAIVVALVTPRLAAVPLGTGALWLGALVLLATLTTPPADYSTVPFGFTAAAVTILVIGVTAWRAEPMRASFAVMLLLAGLVLEPLKSHQRIALALALALALGGVIAAATGLSVRMLQTNRQRQVTAAQLAQRTGIASDLHDYVAHHVTGMVVLAQAAQTVAASKPQAVLPALERIEAAGDEAMTAIRRMVTLLREPDAQARLSPPGTIADIASLAEHFTSETGPEVRLRIEGDFDDIAIDVQSAVHRVVMEALTNVRKHADAVRTLDIRVRRRDRPDAVTVEVTNDGRSRGGDHPDGGYGLAGLHERAAALGGSLTAGPRLPEGWSVQARIPAGGAR, encoded by the coding sequence GTGGGCACCACAGCGGACGGCGTCTTCGAACGGGCGGTGCGGGGCATCGGGTGGCTGGCGGCAACCGGGGCCCTGCTGGTCCTGGGCATCCTGGACGTGAGCCTGAACCAGGCCCATCCGTTCACCGTCCTCCTGGCGATCGTGGTCGCCCTGGTGACGCCACGGCTGGCCGCCGTCCCGCTGGGTACGGGCGCGCTGTGGCTGGGGGCGCTGGTGCTGCTGGCGACGCTCACCACTCCGCCCGCCGACTACAGCACCGTGCCGTTCGGGTTCACCGCCGCCGCCGTGACCATCCTGGTCATCGGGGTGACCGCATGGCGGGCCGAGCCCATGCGCGCCTCCTTCGCGGTCATGCTCCTGCTGGCGGGGCTGGTGCTCGAACCCCTGAAGTCCCACCAGCGCATCGCGTTGGCCCTGGCCCTGGCCTTGGCGCTCGGCGGCGTGATCGCCGCCGCCACGGGCCTGTCCGTACGGATGCTCCAGACCAACCGACAGCGCCAGGTGACCGCCGCCCAGCTGGCCCAGCGGACGGGCATCGCGTCGGACCTCCACGACTACGTCGCCCATCACGTGACCGGCATGGTCGTGCTCGCCCAGGCCGCGCAGACCGTGGCGGCGAGCAAGCCACAGGCCGTGCTTCCCGCCCTGGAACGCATCGAGGCGGCCGGCGACGAGGCCATGACGGCCATCCGCCGCATGGTCACCCTGCTGCGCGAGCCCGACGCCCAGGCCCGCCTGTCACCGCCGGGCACGATCGCCGACATCGCCTCCCTCGCGGAACACTTCACCTCCGAGACCGGTCCGGAGGTGAGGCTGCGCATCGAGGGCGACTTCGACGACATCGCCATCGACGTCCAGTCGGCGGTGCACCGGGTGGTCATGGAGGCCCTCACCAACGTGCGCAAGCACGCGGACGCGGTCCGCACCCTCGACATCCGCGTGCGCCGCCGGGACCGGCCCGACGCGGTGACCGTCGAGGTCACCAACGACGGCCGCAGCCGTGGCGGCGACCACCCCGACGGCGGCTACGGCCTGGCCGGCCTGCACGAACGCGCCGCGGCACTCGGCGGTTCCCTGACCGCCGGCCCCCGGCTCCCGGAGGGCTGGAGCGTGCAGGCCCGGATCCCCGCCGGGGGCGCACGATGA
- a CDS encoding D-alanine--D-alanine ligase, with the protein MIPASEARRVRVAVIGGGRSDEHEVSLASAASVGAALDPTAYDVLSLTIGRDGVWRDSAGHPLAGTPAASLSAALTLLAGCDVVFPAMHGPQGEDGTLAALLDLADLPYVGAGVRGGALAMDKWATKLVAEAVGIAVAPGFLVTAGNADQVRFHGPVVVKPVAAGSSHGVALVTEAAELAPAIAAALRIDDRVLVEDLVSGREVDLAVLQRADGRLTVGPPLEILLDDGRLFDTEQKYDGGARFRIPAALSAGELDRLTEASLDLFTALGCRGVARCDFFLTPDGPVLNEVNTMPGMTARSQVPKMFTHQGLSYPALLDELVRGALAAPEASSPAQGRGPRAAATAQVRP; encoded by the coding sequence GTGATCCCCGCGTCCGAGGCCCGGCGCGTCCGGGTCGCCGTGATCGGCGGCGGGCGGAGCGACGAGCACGAGGTGTCCCTGGCCTCCGCCGCATCCGTCGGCGCGGCACTCGATCCCACCGCCTACGACGTGCTGTCCCTCACCATCGGCCGGGACGGCGTGTGGCGGGACTCCGCCGGGCACCCGCTGGCGGGCACGCCCGCGGCGAGCCTGTCCGCGGCCCTGACCCTGCTCGCCGGGTGCGACGTGGTGTTCCCCGCGATGCACGGCCCGCAGGGCGAGGACGGCACGCTCGCCGCCCTGCTCGACCTCGCGGACCTGCCGTACGTCGGCGCCGGTGTGCGGGGCGGCGCCCTGGCCATGGACAAGTGGGCGACCAAGCTGGTGGCCGAAGCCGTCGGTATCGCCGTCGCCCCGGGCTTCCTGGTCACCGCCGGCAACGCCGACCAGGTGCGCTTCCACGGCCCGGTCGTCGTCAAGCCCGTCGCCGCGGGGTCCAGTCACGGAGTGGCCCTCGTCACCGAGGCGGCAGAGCTCGCCCCGGCCATCGCCGCGGCGCTCCGGATCGACGACCGGGTCCTGGTCGAGGACCTGGTGAGCGGACGGGAGGTCGACCTCGCCGTGCTGCAGCGCGCGGACGGCCGCCTGACGGTCGGGCCGCCGCTGGAGATCCTGCTGGACGACGGCCGACTCTTCGACACGGAACAGAAGTACGACGGCGGAGCCCGGTTCCGCATACCCGCCGCCCTTTCCGCCGGCGAGCTGGACCGGCTCACCGAGGCGTCCCTCGACCTGTTCACCGCCCTGGGGTGCCGCGGAGTGGCCCGCTGCGACTTCTTCCTCACGCCCGACGGTCCCGTGCTGAACGAGGTGAACACCATGCCCGGCATGACCGCCCGGTCCCAGGTCCCCAAGATGTTCACGCACCAGGGCCTGAGCTACCCCGCACTGCTCGACGAACTGGTCCGGGGGGCGCTCGCCGCACCGGAGGCGTCCTCCCCGGCGCAGGGTCGCGGCCCGCGCGCAGCGGCCACCGCGCAGGTGCGGCCGTGA
- the alr gene encoding alanine racemase, which yields MHCVPPIGSAVRTADPLRTLPGHRAGPELRVDLTAIAANTRAFAARAARVMAVVKAGGFGHGAAEAASAALGAGATSLGVTSVEEALHLRRAGLRVPILSWLNPVDAGFEEALRAGVSLAVPGPEHLAAVTRAASRTGRTADVHLQVDTGMAREGADPREWADLCRLARNAERAGLVRVVGVMSHLGCADTPGDPCTDQALELFRAATVTAAEAGLRPALRHVAATSATLTDPRTRFDLSRVGAGLFGIDPTRTTPLRPALTLTAPVVSIRTVTAGTRAGYGHTWSAHRGTHLALVAVGYADGLPRAASGRAEVLLAGRRRPVVGRISMDQIIVDTGEHPAAPGDVATVFGAGDHGEPTLRDWARWSGTIEHEIVTGLGARLRRTVQQPAVAA from the coding sequence ATGCACTGCGTTCCACCGATCGGTTCCGCCGTCCGTACCGCCGACCCACTCCGTACGCTGCCCGGCCACCGGGCCGGTCCGGAGCTGCGGGTGGATCTGACGGCGATCGCCGCGAACACCCGGGCCTTCGCGGCGCGCGCCGCCCGCGTGATGGCCGTGGTCAAGGCCGGCGGCTTTGGACACGGCGCTGCGGAGGCCGCTTCCGCCGCCCTGGGCGCGGGGGCGACCTCGCTCGGTGTGACGTCCGTCGAGGAGGCGCTGCACCTCAGGCGCGCGGGATTGCGGGTGCCGATCCTGAGCTGGCTCAATCCGGTCGACGCCGGTTTCGAGGAGGCGCTGCGGGCGGGTGTCTCGCTGGCCGTTCCCGGGCCCGAGCACCTGGCCGCCGTGACCCGTGCCGCGTCCCGGACGGGCCGGACCGCCGACGTCCACCTCCAGGTGGACACCGGGATGGCCCGCGAGGGTGCCGACCCCCGGGAATGGGCCGATCTGTGCCGCCTGGCCCGGAACGCGGAGCGTGCGGGTCTGGTCCGGGTGGTCGGCGTCATGAGTCACCTGGGCTGCGCGGACACCCCGGGCGACCCGTGCACCGACCAGGCCCTCGAGCTGTTCCGGGCTGCGACGGTCACCGCGGCCGAGGCCGGTCTGCGGCCGGCCCTCCGGCACGTGGCCGCCACCTCGGCGACCCTCACCGACCCGCGGACCCGGTTCGACCTGAGCCGTGTCGGCGCCGGGCTCTTCGGCATCGATCCGACGCGGACGACCCCGCTGCGGCCCGCGCTGACGCTGACCGCCCCCGTGGTCTCCATCCGCACGGTCACCGCCGGGACCCGGGCCGGCTACGGGCACACGTGGAGCGCCCACCGCGGCACCCACCTGGCACTGGTGGCCGTCGGATACGCCGACGGGCTTCCCCGCGCGGCGTCCGGCCGGGCCGAAGTGCTCCTCGCCGGGCGCCGCCGCCCCGTTGTGGGGCGGATCTCCATGGACCAGATCATCGTCGACACCGGCGAGCATCCGGCCGCCCCCGGCGACGTCGCCACCGTCTTCGGCGCCGGTGACCACGGCGAGCCCACCCTCCGGGACTGGGCCCGCTGGTCCGGCACCATCGAGCACGAGATCGTGACCGGCCTGGGCGCGCGACTGCGCCGCACGGTGCAGCAGCCGGCGGTGGCCGCGTGA
- a CDS encoding helix-turn-helix transcriptional regulator: MLTALGLDSVAETVYRAMLRDPNAGVAALAHAVELSAEEVGEALDTLSELALVRPAAGDAGRLRAVSPDVGMEVLMGRQQAQLAAQQQRLEASRAAAAQLISEYAELRPATSHPGVEHLVGLDRIRDRLTVLTREVREEFLTFAPGGPQTAENMAASRPLNEDLLDRGVRMRTIYLDSVRTHRPTVEHATWLAGLGGLIRTTPSLPTRMIIMDRLTAMIPVSSDDTAAGAVLLTGQGTLTALCALFETTWDAAQPLGEIVPTDPHGLTGQQATTLRLLAEGHTDEAIAKRLGVSHRTARRIASELMDRLDARSRFEAGVRAVQRGWLPARF, encoded by the coding sequence ATGCTGACCGCTCTCGGACTCGATTCCGTCGCGGAGACGGTGTACCGCGCCATGCTCAGAGACCCGAACGCCGGTGTCGCGGCCCTCGCCCACGCCGTGGAGCTCTCCGCGGAAGAGGTGGGCGAGGCCCTCGACACACTGAGCGAGCTGGCCCTGGTACGCCCCGCCGCCGGGGACGCGGGCCGCCTCCGGGCCGTCTCACCGGACGTCGGCATGGAGGTCCTGATGGGCCGCCAGCAGGCCCAGCTGGCCGCCCAGCAGCAGCGCCTCGAAGCCTCGCGGGCCGCCGCGGCCCAGCTCATCTCCGAGTACGCCGAGCTCCGTCCCGCCACCAGCCATCCCGGGGTGGAGCATCTGGTGGGCCTCGACCGGATACGCGACCGGCTGACCGTGCTCACCCGCGAGGTACGCGAGGAATTCCTGACCTTCGCCCCTGGCGGTCCGCAGACCGCGGAGAACATGGCCGCTTCACGGCCGCTCAACGAGGATCTGCTCGACCGCGGGGTGCGCATGCGCACGATCTACCTCGACAGCGTCCGCACCCACCGGCCCACCGTCGAGCACGCCACCTGGCTGGCCGGACTGGGCGGCTTGATCCGCACGACCCCGTCCCTGCCGACCCGGATGATCATCATGGACCGGCTGACCGCCATGATCCCGGTCAGCAGCGACGACACCGCCGCGGGCGCCGTCCTGCTGACCGGCCAGGGCACGCTCACCGCGCTGTGCGCGCTCTTCGAGACCACCTGGGATGCCGCCCAGCCGCTCGGCGAGATCGTGCCCACCGACCCGCACGGGCTCACCGGCCAGCAGGCGACCACCCTCCGGCTCCTGGCCGAGGGCCACACCGACGAGGCGATCGCCAAGCGGCTCGGGGTGTCACACCGCACGGCCCGGCGGATCGCCTCCGAGCTGATGGACCGCCTCGACGCACGCAGCCGTTTCGAGGCCGGCGTGCGCGCCGTGCAGCGGGGCTGGCTGCCGGCCCGGTTCTGA
- a CDS encoding VOC family protein, giving the protein MTLEWEQVIVHSVDPVALGQWWAEALGWVVVHSSDDEFEIRPEPDRMPGLDFVRINELKQGKSRLHLDFRPDDQDAEVSRLEAHGAKRVDIGQGDQSSWVVMADPEGNEFCVLGNRRQ; this is encoded by the coding sequence ATGACCTTGGAATGGGAACAGGTAATCGTTCACTCGGTGGATCCGGTGGCCTTGGGGCAGTGGTGGGCCGAGGCTCTCGGCTGGGTCGTGGTCCACTCCTCCGACGACGAGTTCGAGATCCGGCCGGAGCCGGATCGCATGCCAGGGTTGGACTTCGTCCGGATCAACGAGCTCAAGCAGGGCAAGAGCCGACTCCATCTCGACTTCAGGCCCGATGACCAGGACGCCGAGGTGTCCCGTCTCGAGGCCCATGGCGCCAAGCGTGTCGACATCGGCCAGGGTGACCAGTCGTCGTGGGTCGTCATGGCGGACCCCGAAGGCAACGAGTTCTGTGTCCTCGGCAACCGACGTCAGTGA